In Monodelphis domestica isolate mMonDom1 chromosome 3, mMonDom1.pri, whole genome shotgun sequence, the following proteins share a genomic window:
- the LOC100017687 gene encoding DNA-directed RNA polymerase II subunit RPB4-like: protein MAAGGRDPGAGHVEEEASQLVFPREFETAQTLLNSEVHMLLEHRKQQHESGQDARELPVVFWKTLDYAARFSRFQNRETIASVRGLLLQKKIHKFELAALANLCPETAEEAKALIPSLAGRLEDEDLQEVLDDIQTKRSFQY from the coding sequence ATGGCTGCTGGAGGGAGAGACCCTGGTGCTGGCCATGTGGAGGAAGAAGCCTCGCAGCTTGTCTTTCCCAGAGAGTTTGAAACAGCACAAACTCTCCTCAATTCAGAAGTCCACATGCTGCTAGAGCATCGAAAGCAACAGCATGAAAGTGGGCAGGATGCACGAGAACTTCCAGTGGTTTTCTGGAAAACTTTAGATTATGCTGCCCGTTTTAGTCGTTTTCAAAACAGGGAAACCATTGCTAGTGTTCGGGGCTTGTTACTCCAGAAGAAGATCCACAAGTTTGAGTTGGCTGCTTTAGCAAACCTTTGTCCTGAGACAGCAGAGGAGGCCAAGgctctgattccaagcctagccGGTCGATTGGAAGATGAAGACTTGCAAGAGGTCCTTGATGATATTCAGACCAAGAGGAGCTTCCAGTATTAA
- the LOC130458003 gene encoding DNA-directed RNA polymerase II subunit RPB4-like, with the protein MAAGGRDPGAGHVEEEASQLVFPREFETAQTLLNSEVHMLLEHRKQQHESGQDARELPVVFWKTLDYAARFSRFQNRETIASVRGLLLQKKLHKFELAALANLCPETAEEAKALIPSLAGRLEDEDLQEVLDDIQTKRSFQY; encoded by the coding sequence ATGGCTGCTGGAGGGAGAGACCCTGGTGCTGGCCATGTGGAGGAAGAAGCCTCGCAGCTTGTCTTTCCCAGAGAGTTTGAAACAGCACAAACTCTCCTCAATTCAGAAGTCCACATGCTGCTAGAGCATCGAAAGCAACAGCATGAAAGTGGGCAGGATGCACGAGAACTTCCAGTGGTTTTCTGGAAAACTTTAGATTATGCTGCCCGCTTTAGTCGTTTTCAAAACAGGGAAACCATTGCTAGTGTTCGGGGCTTGTTACTCCAGAAGAAGCTCCACAAGTTTGAGTTGGCTGCTTTAGCAAACCTTTGTCCTGAGACAGCAGAGGAGGCCAAGgctctgattccaagcctagccGGTCGATTGGAAGATGAAGACTTGCAAGAGGTCCTTGATGATATTCAGACCAAGAGGAGCTTCCAGTATTAA